Part of the Longimicrobium sp. genome is shown below.
CCGCGCCTTCGTCGGGGCGATGCTCGGCTTCGGCATCGCCCTCGTCGCCTACGCGCTGTTCCGGAGATGGAGGGGAGAAACCTCGGAAGATGTAGTCGCGTAAGCCTGATGGAGGACGATTTTCGAAGGCCCGATCATCCTCCGAGCCGAACAGCCTCGCGCAGTTTGCGAGGCTTCCCGTAGTTGTTGCTGCGACTTCTTCAGTCGCCGGTGGGGAAGCCCGCCCCGAACTTCCCTGAGCGATTGACGGATCTATAGTTGCCGCCGCACGTGAGTCATCGCGAAGGCGCTGGATCTACTCCAACGCGATGTATCTTCCGATAGTACTCACGATATATCTTGACATGCGATATATCGCTTCGTTATATCTTGACCAGCCAGGGTTGGACCGAGTTCCACAGAGACAGGGGAGGGGAGAGATGTTCGGACGATTCCATCACTGCGGGCCCCGCGAGTGCGGCCCGCGCGGGCGTGGCGGGCCGTGGGCGTTCGCGTTCGGGCCGGGCGGGTGGGGCGGCCCCGGCGGTGGGCAGTGGGGCGGGCCGGGTCCCGGACGCGGCCGCATGTTCGGCCATGGCGACCTGAAGTTCGTGATCCTGAACCTGCTGTCCGAGAAGCCGCGCCACGGCTACGAGATCATCAAGGAGCTGGAAGACCGCTTCGGCGGCACCTACTCGCCCAGCCCGGGCACGGTGTACCCCACGCTGGCGCTGCTCGAGGACCTGGGCTACGCCCGCTCGCAGACCGAGGAGGGGAATCGCAAGGTGTTCGAGATCACCGACGAGGGGCGCAAGTACCTGGAAGAGAACAAGTCGACCATCGACGACATCTTCGACCGGGTGGACGACTTCGGCTCGTTCATCGGGCCGGTGATGCACGGGCTGGGGCGCGCGTTCGGCGGCCTGGGGCGCGCCACCTTCCGCTCGGCCATGCGCCATCAGGGCGACGAGCAGTGGATCCAGCGGGCCAAGGAGATCCTGGAGCGCGCCGCGCGCGACATCGAGGGGCTGAACTGAGATGGACGCCCCCGGCGACCCCGCGGAGCCCGATCCGGGCGTGGACCCCGCGGCCGCGTTCTTCGGCCTCTGGCCCAGGATCGCGGAGCCCACGGGTGATCAGCCGGCGCACGTGATCCCGCTGCACGCGCGTCCGCGGGTGATCGCGCACGAGCCCCCGCGCCTGCGCATCGCGTGACTGCGCCAGATTGTCGGACGA
Proteins encoded:
- a CDS encoding PadR family transcriptional regulator, which gives rise to MFGRFHHCGPRECGPRGRGGPWAFAFGPGGWGGPGGGQWGGPGPGRGRMFGHGDLKFVILNLLSEKPRHGYEIIKELEDRFGGTYSPSPGTVYPTLALLEDLGYARSQTEEGNRKVFEITDEGRKYLEENKSTIDDIFDRVDDFGSFIGPVMHGLGRAFGGLGRATFRSAMRHQGDEQWIQRAKEILERAARDIEGLN